The following nucleotide sequence is from Elusimicrobiota bacterium.
TGGCGCCGGTGGTCGCGCCCACTTCCGCAAGCAGCAGGGATTCCGCCATAAAGTAGCCTATAAAGAAGCAGGCGGCGGGTTTTTCACGCGAGATCATGCCGTCCACGGAAGCGGCGTATGAAAACTGGTCGGAGCTGATGAACTGGTTGATGTCTTCCCTGTAGGAATCGGGGCGGCCGGCTTCAAGGAAAGCCTGTTTAACCACCTCTTTTGACACCGTCATCACTATCGGGTCGTAATGGGGAACTTTTATGGTGCTGTCATACTGCGCCACTTTCTTGGAGACCTCGCCCAGTATGAATGTGGACGCGATGGTGGAAATGGTGCTCATGCCGCCGATGCCGGGCACGTAAAAGATCGGCTTGCCCATTTCGGTGGCGCGGCCTATGGCTTCGTCTATGGCGTCAAGGCCCGCTATGCGGCGGATGAACAGCCCTTTCTTCTTCGCGTGGGAAACCGCCCAGAAAAAGACTATGGTGACAAGTATCAGCAGCACCAGGTTGTTCAACCTGTCCAGGCGGAACCAGTTGCTCGCCGTCGCGCTGGAAACCGTTCCGCTTTCCAGTACGGCCGTGCCGCTCGTTTTTGAGACCTTAAATTGGAACACGGGCCCGTCCTCAAAATCGCCGAAATAATTATTGAGCTCAACTTTAAACGCATAAACCTTTTCATGCGCTTTCCAGGCCCAAAAAGGCAGATGCATATGTTTTGACATTCTTTCGCCGGATGGGAATTCCACCGCCTGTATCCAGCCTCCGGTTTCAAGGCTTGAGACAAAAACCCGGTAAAGCGTACCTTCCGGGGCCGCGGTATCAGCGTCCCATGTAAGCAAAGCCGTTCCGCCGGAATCGTAAGGCATATCCTGGGCCTTAAGCCCCGCTATGGGGGTCAGGACGGGTTTAAGCGCCTGATTATCCGCCTTGGCCGTTTTATGGGCCGGCGGTTTCTGGGAGAGCTTCTTCAGGGGGGCGGCGGGGGCGGCAAAAACGGAGGAAGCGGTTAAAAACAATGTAAGCAGCAATAAACTGAATTTGGTTTTATTATTTAGCATAGCTGGTATAATATACACATTTTCCCCTTCATCGGGCAAGAAAATTCAACAGAAATTTCAACAGAATGCCGGGATTATCCGGGAGAAAAACCTTTTTCAGGCTCATCGTTGTTGCAGCGCTTTTTCCTGTTTTCCGCCGCCGATGGTGATGGAAATCCTGTGAGTGCAGCCAAGTGCGCCGAATGGGAGGAAGGCATAGTCCAGCGCCGCGCGTCTAAAAATAATTCCGACCCCGGCCGAGAGTCCGGTGAGTCCGCTTATGCCTCCGAGAGTCCTTGAATTGAACCCGAGCCTTCCCGCGAGCTTCAGGTCATCGCCGAAAAAGGTTATATATTCCGCCCCCAGACCGGCATATGGTTTATTGTCGCGCGGAAAGTTGACGTCAAAGGCGGCCAGAAATTTTCTTGTTACAGAAAATGAGCTTCCCAGTTTGATATTCAAAGGGAGAGCATCCGACTCCCTGTCGAATTTCAGACTACCGCCCACATTCTGGGCGATAAAAGCCAGCCTGAGCTTCCGGTTCAAAAGAGCGGGGGAAAGCGCTCCGAAATCCCCGGTTAGCGTTGATGCCGTCCGCGTTAGTCTGGAATGTATATATTTTCCCGCAATACCCGCCTTTACGCCATTGACGTCAAACGCGTAGGCCAGCGAAACGGCGGTGTCAGCCGGCTTCATGTCCTGCCCGGTCTCAAAACCGGAGGAATCAGTCTGAGGAATTGTGCCGGCGCTCAGATACTGCACCGACATACCGAAAGTTCCAATATTCCTGAAAGAACGGGCGAAAGCGGCAAATTCATTGTTCATTTTGCCGAATAGTGACGCATGCGTCATGGTAAAGGAAAAATACTCAATTCTGGCGAGCCCGGCCGGATTCCAGTATATGCCGCTCGCGTCATTGGCTACCGCGCAGTAAGCCTCTCCCATCCCTACCGCGCGCGCTCCGGCTCCCAGCTTCAGGAACTGGGCTCCGGAGGTTCCTTTCGCATCGCTGTTGAAAGCGGCGCCGCAAAACACCGGGACGGTTAAAAAGAGCAGGATTGCCGCCCCGGTAAGACGCGGGATAAAACCGCTTTCTTTCAGCTTATCCATCAATGCCGCTGATTTCAGATTTTTCATTTTTCCACTACCAGTTGCAGCAGTTTCTTCTTTCCGCCGCTTTCAACAAGCGCCAGATATACCCCGCTTGCCGCCATTTCGCCGCCCTGGTTCTTCCCGTTCCATCTGGCCATGCCGGCCCCGTCCGCTTTCATGTCTCTGAGAAGCTCTCCCGCGTAGGTGTAGATCCTCACCCTGCTGTCCGGCGGCAGGTTCCTGAAAACAAATTCCTGGCCCGGATTGCGCACGGGCCTCAGGGGATTGGGGCCCACCGTCACGTTTAAAAGACCGCCTGGCGTCGCGCTTTGCATGATCTGGAAAAGCGAGAAATGATTTGTACCGGCTGTAACGCTGTTGTTTGCAAGGTCCGTTACGGAAGGCAGGGCGACCCAAATGCCGTGAGCGTCGTCATACCTTGCGATAACCAGCTTATTCTCGTCAAGCGCCCCCAGGTCGGAATGTCTGTAATACATGGTTATGACGGCTTCTTTCTGCGGCTGAAGATTTTTATCGGCGATGATTTCCACTCCGACACGAACAGGAAGCGCCGTCAGGCTGCCGGTCGCCGGCGGGATCTGAGCCTGCGGTATTCTGGCCGTGATCTGCGCCGACCCTGAAAAACTGCCGGCGGGAATTTCAATTATTATGTCGCCGGAAACACCCGGGAATGTTATTGTTTCCTCGCCGCCGGGATTTACGGTGGACACCGAAACGGCCGCAAACGTGGAGATGCCCACGTTGTCGCAGGCATATATGCCGTCCCCGTTGACGGCGCAGATCGACATGTAATTGGTTGCGCCGAACATAATCCCGCTCAACGACGCCGTTGAACCCGTTACCCTTGAAGTTGTGATGGAGCCTCCAGCCGTCCACCGGCTGATTTCATATACGGTCCACTCGGGATTGGTATTCGTGAGCCACCCGACACTGGCGGAGCTCTGGGTGATTGCGAGCAGGGATAAACCGGCGGGCGAAGCGGCCAGGGTGTAAACTGTGACCGGAGCGGAGGTGGATACGCCCGCCGCATTCACCACAATGCCCTTGCGCGTATAAGCGGTGTTGGTGGAAAGCCCTGTTTCCGTCCAGGCAATCGTATTTGAAACGAGGTTATCCTGTATTATGTTTCCGCCGGAATCGCTTATCCTGTAAAGCTCCTCATCGGCAGAGTCGTTCCAGCTCCATGAGATGGATGTTATGAAGACCCCGGCAGTTGAGAGAAATATATTCCCCGGCGCGGCGCTGAAGGTTCTGGTGCTGACAATGCTGTCAAAACCAGTGACAATGCCCGCGCGGTTCTGCGCGCGCACTTTAAAGTAATATGTTGTTTTCTGGGCCAGTGAATCCGCCAGAAACGAATTTCCCGCCGTCGCGCTTTGTGCCGCTTTGCTGAAACCAACCACCGTATCCCGCCATATCTCGTAGGCTGTATCTCCCGGATTGCCGTTCGCGTCCCAGCCGACAGAAACAGAGATTGAAGAAACCGACAGGATCGATGTCCCCGCGGGCATGTTCGCGAGCGTCGCCGCCGCTCCGAGGTCAAGGACTGCCGTCGGCGCTCCGGCATGGTTTACCGCCGAAACACGGGCATAATAAGTGGTATTGACCTTTAATCCCAAAGCCTGCGGCGTCAGGCTGGTTGTCGTCACCTGTACGGCCGAGGCGAAAGCGGCGCTTGTATATTCCAATAAATAGACAGTTCCCGGCGGATTGCCCGGATCGTCCCAGTTAAACGCCATTGAGGCGGCAGTGACTGAAGTTATCGGTGTGGCTGAGGCAACAGGCGGCAAAGCCAGTGTGCATCGGGATGGAGGCGAGGTGTAAGCATAACTGGTGGAGGCCGTCAAAAGCGCTCCTACGCGGAGATAGTAAGTTGTGTTCGGAGCAAGCGCTTCAACGGTAAGAGCGGTCAGGGAGATATTTGGCGTATATGAAGATTTAATTGCGCCCGTAAAGTCTGATGCGGTGGAAGCTTCCACTATATAGCCGTTGTCCGGATTACCCTGTTCCCAGCTCACAGATATGCTTGAAAGATAAACCCCGGTCACAACAGGGTTGGACGGCGGAACGATCCCGCCGCCGGTTATCGTGCTTCCGGCATTCTTGTATGGAGAGTCGTCTCCCTCCATGTAGCCGGCGGAAACCCTTCCGTAATAGACTGTTCCTGTGGAGAGATGGATAAAGTCAGCGCTGAAGCCTGAAGAAGCTGTGCTGACGGCAGCGCCGGAATAATCGACAGAGGTGGAAATCTGAACCTTATAAATGGTTCCCGGCGGATTGGAAGACGCGGCATCGGACCACGAAACGGTCAGGGAAGAAGAATAGACGCTTTCAAAAACCGCGGCAGCCGGGCTGGATACCGCGCGCGAATAATAGCCCGATTCTATAACCTTGCCCGAGGCCGTCATCATGCCGACTGAGATTTGCCCCGGATTCCCGGCAAGGATCCGCCCCGTTCCGCTTAAAGCATTGGCGCTGACGGCGGCCCCGGTCAGCAGATCGTCGGTGATGACTGAATTTCCCGAAGTCTTCTGCCCGGCGGCGGCGGCAACGCCGGAAAGGAGGGCTTCTCCGAGCAACGCGAGAATCAGAGGTCTTAATCTGTTCATCAACTGTCTTCAGTCGGATTGCTTCCGATTGCCGCCTTTAATCATTCAATCAATATCGGCGAAAAACAGCCTTACGGCTTGGCGCAGCGGGTTCCTGAAAAAGTCGCATAACGCAAAGGAGCGTCATCCGCGCTTATCGCGAAGACTCCGGCTTCTGCTCCGTTGCTCCAATGCCCGCCGCGAAGCAGCGCGACAGGCAGTCCGGTTGACCAGCCCGTGTTGGGGAGGGTGGAAAAAGCGCGGTCGGCCACGTTCCATACATGATCATCGTTGTACGCTGAAGTCGCGCTGTCCCATTCAACTTCGAAATCATCTGTCCATGTTTGTGTGCTGAGCAGACTGCCGTATTGACCCCAATCGCCCACCCATTCCCAGATATTTCCCGCCATGCCTACTGCGCCGTATCTTGATATTTCCGTAGTCGGCACACTTACAGACCAGTCACGGCCATCTGTCTGCCCGTTGCCGGTAGAATTCGTTGTTCCCGCTGCGGCCCCCTGCCATTCAGCGTTGCTCGCGATACGCTTGCCCGCGTTGATACAACATTGCTGGGCTTCAAACCAGGTCATGCCGGTGCTTGCAGGGCCTTTTTTTTGGGAGAGCGCCAGCCAGAAGGGAGAAGTGCTTTGTCCGTTGCCTGAATTGCCCCCAAAAGTGTCATCTATAAGAGTCGTGCCGTTATATCCCGTTCCCAGATCTATAACCCGCACAGGGTACTTGTCTATCCAGTAAGTTCCCACCTTAACCTGTATGTCGTCACAGGCGGTCCCGCCGGACTTGAGGCATTTGTAAGCCGGCATCTTTGGATTGTATTTGTTGTTGATATGCGTGCCGGAAGGCAGGTCTTCGAGTTTCCCGTCAAAATAGCCAATTGAGGTTCCATTGACGCTCCATGTGGCGGGGTCGCCGGGATCTGTCAATCCGCGGGTGTTGGAAGTATCCCTGTAGTATTTCCATGCCCTTTGGTCATTATCCCAGCCGACCCAGAGAGCGTATTGCAAGCGATACGGAGAAGTGCCGTCAAATGAAGGCCACTGGTCATAAGACACCGGGTTAAAATTAGTGGCCCTGATAAATGCCTGGCTTGAATCGGCGCTGTCCGCAACATGCAGTTTAGCCGACGGATTTGCGACGCCTATGCCGACATTGCCGTTTGTTGAAACAACCATGCTATATACCGTGCTTGTCCCTGCCGCCAGGTTATATGCCTGGGTATCGGTTCCTCTCACATCCAGCCTCGCCCCGGGGCTTGCGGTCCCGATGCCGGCATTGCCGTTCGTGACAAACAGCGAAGTTGAAACGGATATTCCGCCTGCGCCGGGCGAGGCTGTCAAAGAATTGGCGTAAGCGGCGGTGGTGCTGTAGAGCGCGTACGGCGAGCTTGTCAGTTTTTCCCTGGGGGAGAATGTATCGCCTTCTACGCTGAGCTCCAGGTACCATTCCCCCGTAGCCAGGCTGACGCCCGCCGGCACGGTGAATGTGGATTTAAAAAGGCCGTTGGCAACTCCAACCGCCTGCGGCCCGGCGGAAACACAGCCGCTTCCGGTGAGCGCGGGACATATCTTTATCTCAACTGTGCGGCTTCCGTTTGCCGGCTGTTCGCTTTCCTTGAGGCGGCCCTGGTAGGTTAGAACAGCAGGCGCCTCGCTATAGGCGGTTTCGCATACCAATGGTAAAGTAAGAACCGGCAGCAAAAGTATCAGCAGTTTCATATATTTGCGCTCCGTTTTGTATTCGAGATGATCGGATATAGGTTTATTGATTTGCACAAAAGCCACCCCGCCCCGGTAATTTTAGCATAAAAAAACCAAGTTAAAAGAGGCTGCTCTCAGCCCGGAAAGTTTGAAGAGAAGATTAAACGCGGAACTTATATTTTTCTGGCAATTACTATCAGATTCATTCCTATCGGCGGCCGCCTCCAGCCCTCGATCCTGGCTATAAGGGGGACGAACTTGTCGAAGATGAGAGGCTGCATGATCGGAAAATGCTTTCTTCTCAGTATTTTTCCGTTAAGGAACCAGCCGAATATTCCCGCAAAGTTGCTGAAGAATATTTTCTCCACGGCAAAACCGCCGCGTTCCACTTTGGCGCGCAGGTCTTTTTTCTCGTATCTGCGGTAGTGGCTCACGTTCTGGTCGAGCGTCCCGAAAAGCCGGCTCAGAGCCGGGACGAACAGCAGCAGATGTCCGCCGGGTTCGAGCAGACCACACATGTTTTTAAGGGCCTTTTCATCATCCTTTACGTGTTCAAGGACATTGACCGCGACCACGGTGTCCACCTTTTTATCCGCGAGAGACATTATTTTGTCGTCGGTAACATCGAAATTATAAAGCTCCATTTCAGGATGGTCTATTTTCAGATGCCTGATAAAAAGCTCCGACGTGTCTATCCCTATCAGTTTGGCGCAGGATTTAAGGAAATACCGGGATAAATTGCCTATGCCGCAGCCGACTTCCAGAACAGTGCGGCCCGCGATATATTCCGCTAAAAGTTCATAGATCCACTTGTTGTAGTTATGGGACACCGCGAATATTTTCAGCGCTTCGTAGCCTGAAATATCTGTCTGGCCGCTTTTTTTGTTCTGCATTTGCCGGTTTTTCCTTATCTGCCCTTCATGATGACTTCGCTCATATAATTAAAGGGAGGAGCGCTCACGGGTTCCCTATTATCAACAAGCTCATAAACCTCTATCTTGTTTATGGGACGGCCCCCCTGGACCTCGTCGTAAGAATAGACCTCTTTAACGTGAGCGGCCCAGAAGTCGTTGAATACGGCCAGCGTCCTGGCGTCGAAATAAAACATCCCGTAATCACGGGCAAGTCTCACGCCTTCAGCCACATTCAGAAGGATATGCGTAAGCCCCTCCGCTTTCATACGCGCGTAAAGCTCGGCTCCGCTGCCCGAAGCCATCGCGTATTCCACCAGAGGCGTCTTATCAAAAGCGGTGCTGATCATAAAATTTTTTTCAAGATATAAACTTCGTCCGTCGCCCACTATGAGCGTTTTTGAATCGGGGGGGAGCTTTTCGTTTATATATTTAATGCCGGCATAATGGCTGTAAGGATAAGTCGGCTGGGTATGACTTAAATAGTCATCCTTTGTGACCTGGCCGAAAACCGGTTTCCAGCGCCCCTGCGAATAAAAAACCAAAGTTGACCAATAAAGGCCGGTCAGACAGAGTAAAAGCACAACGGCTTTAAGGGCGGCCTTAAGCGCCCTGTGTGTGCCGGAAAAAAGATAGGCCGAGATAATAAGCCCGGCCGCGGGATACGCCGGCATAAGAAAACGCACCATGGTGCTGGAGCCCGACCATGTAAGCCATACCGCCAGGAAAAACAGCCAAAGGCTTAAAAGCGGCGCGCCGGCGGGCGCCGCCAACAAAAAACATAGCGGGAGCAGAAAAATAAAAAGCGGCGTAAAATATTCCGAATTCGCCGTTTTACCCATGGTTGCGTTCCATGGCGCCGCAGCCCATTCCGTGATTTTAAATTTTCCCATCTGCCTGCTCTCGCCCAAAAACTTTTTAAGCTTCGCCGGGTCGGTATAGCTGTCCGACTTGAAAACATCCGTCATAGCGGGATAAACGGGGTTGCCGGTATAGGCATAGTTCTTGACTAGCCAGGGGCCTATGAAAAGCGAGGCTATAAGCGTAAAAATGGCCAGATCTTTGACGGCCGCGGAGATGTTTTTCCTCTCGTTGAAAGCGTAAACAAGCATAACGCCAAAGGCCGTAAAAAGCCCCGTATATTTAACGCCCATGGAAAGCCCGGAAAAAACCGCGGCAAGCCAAAGCCAGCGCTTTCCTGCGGCCCGTCCCGCACTTTGGCCCGTTTGGAAAAAGTGCGGGGCTTGTTCCGCTTGGGGCCCCGCCGGTTCCGAAGGAAGCGGCGCGCCGCTGTTTTCGCCGATTCGGGCGTTGTTAACGGTCGTGTTGTGCACCATTACAGAGTAAATGGCAAGGATACTGAAGAATGTCAGCAATATTTCTGTGCCGGCGGACCAGGCGGAGACCATCGTATGGAAGACGGTGTAAAAAATAAGCGCCGCCCACAGACCGGGCCGCCAGGAAAAATACCTGACGCCTATCCCCACGGCCGCGGCTGCGGTGAGTGTTAAAGCCGAGTAGTTAACCAATTTAGCCAGGCTGACGCCTTTAATGAGCAAAGCCGACAAATAAAGCATACCGTGTGTAAGAGGCAGATTGGAAAAAGCGTTATAAGGCATAAGAGTTATTTTATGCTGTATCGCGTAAAAGTTAGGCACAGCCAGGTGATATATAAGCGAGTCGTAAAAAATCTCCGGGGCCAGTGCTCCCAGGAGATTTATCGCCATGGCAAAAAATAATATCGACATGGCCGCCAGGTCGCCCAAGCCGGGGGACGGATGGAAAGGCTCTGTTTTGGGAAGCGGATGCCTGAACAGGTCGTATATCCCGGCGACAAAAAGCAGTCCGAGAGGAACGGCGACCGCCCGGAAATAAAGAAGTTTGAAAATACCCAGCAGAAAAACAAAAACCGATAACAGTCCCATTCCAAGCCCGGCGGAAAACACAGTTTCCTCAAGGGCGTTAAGGAACCTGAAGCCGGAAAGCCTGAGCGCCAGTCTGCCAAGCGCGAAATTGGCGAACATAAAAGCCAAAGCCACCGCTATATTTGAGATATGCTCCAGAACTATTTTAAACCCGCCCAGGGAGTACTGCTGGGGGGAAAGAATGACAAAAATGGAGTGTAAATCGGGCGTGAATACTGAAAAGTAGCTTCTGAGCACTATAAAACCCCAAACGCAGAAAGCCGTCCAGGCCAGCCATCCGGGGAACCTGTCCGCGGCCGGCTGTGCAGCCGCTTTCTTTTTATTTTCCCTGTTTTTATTTTTTGCCATAAACGCACAGACAGTTTAGCAAAAAATCCCGTCCACCCGCCTTGACCGGGGATAACAGCGGCACGCTTTTGGCCTTTCATTTATTGTATTATAAAGCCTATGCGATCACATTGGAAAAGTCACGAACACCGCCCGGACAAGAGAAGGGGAAACCACCATGTGGTGTCCCCTCAGTCGCGGACAGCGCCAGAGGCCCGCGACAGGTCAGGGCCACAGTCGTTGGGAAAGGGTGGAAACCACCATGTGGCGTCCCCTCAGTCGTTGGGAAAGGGAGCGGCCTGCGACAGGCCCCGCCCTTTTGGTTCCGATATCAATCCAAAAGAGCGGGGCAGGTCAGGGCCACAGCAGTTGGGAAAGGGTGGAAGCCTCAATACGGTGTCCCCTCAGCCTTCGAGAGTCGGTCCTTCTCAGAACATTCTTGAAGGCGTAATACAACATCACGGGGGGTTCGCTTTTTTACTTACCGAAACCGAAGGAGGAAGCGATGTGTTTCTGCGGGGCCGCGGGCTTGATCTGGCCATGGACGGGGACCGCGTACAGGCAAAAGTGCGCCGCGAGCAGAACGGACGCTTTGTGGGCGAGATAATTTGCGTGCTCACGCGCGCCCGTACTTCCATGGTCGGCATTCTTAAACACTCCCCTAAAGGCTGGGCGGTGTTCCCTGAAAAGGGGTTTACCCCGCCGGCGCAGGTGGCCGGTTTTGCCCCGAAGTTAAAACCCAGAGAGGGGGCAATCGCTGTGCTGCAAGTGACGCGCTGGCCTACGGAGAACGCGGGCGCCGCCGGAACGGTGACCGAACTATTGGGCGAGCCTGACGATGTGCGCGTACGCATAACCGCTTTGCTGCGAGCGCGCGATATCGTGGAAGATTTTCCGAAAGAAGTTCTGGCGCAAAGCGCCGCGTTCGGCGAGCGCCTTGAAAGCGCGCAGTGGAAAGGGCGGGAGGAATTGTTCGACCTTCCGATAGTGACAATAGACGGAGCCGACGCCAAAGATTTTGACGACGCGGTATCGCTTGAACGCCTGGACGGGGACATGGTGCGGCTTGGCGTGCATATAGCGGATGTGGGGCATTATGTGAAAGCGGGGTCCGCCCTTGATAAAGAGGCGTATTTGCGGGGAACCAGCGTGTACCTGCCGGACAGGGTAGTGCCCATGCTGCCGCCCGCGCTCTCGAACAATTTGTGCAGTCTCGTGCCGGGGCAGCCCCGGCTTACGCTGTCCGTATTTATTGACATTAATTCCGCCGGTAAGGTTGCCCGCCGCCGCCTGGCACAAACCGTCATCCGCTCCTGCCGGCGTTTCACTTACGAGGAAGTGCAGTCGCTTCTTGACGGGCAAAAGGTGAGCGCGGTGCCAAAGGCCGCGGAAGAAGCTGTTATGCGCATGGGCGACTTGGCCGCCGTGCTCTATAAAGTCAGGGTAAAGCGCGGCGCGCTGGACTTCAATCTTCCCGAATATAAAGTGGAAACGGACGCGCAAGGCAAACCGCTTCGCGTAGTGCTTCGCCCGAGGCTTCAAAGCCACCGTCTTATAGAGGAATTCATGCTGCTCGCGAACGAGTCTGTGGCCACCGAGCTTATGGCCGCGAAAATGCCGTTTTTGCACCGCCGCCACGACGCGCCGGATCCCGCCAAACTCAAAACGCTGGCGGAGACGCTGGGAGATCTGGGTTTGTCGGCCGGGCACATTATGGGCGGAAATACGCACAAAGGTTTGCAGGAAGTTCTGTGCCAG
It contains:
- a CDS encoding fibronectin type III domain-containing protein, with protein sequence MNRLRPLILALLGEALLSGVAAAAGQKTSGNSVITDDLLTGAAVSANALSGTGRILAGNPGQISVGMMTASGKVIESGYYSRAVSSPAAAVFESVYSSSLTVSWSDAASSNPPGTIYKVQISTSVDYSGAAVSTASSGFSADFIHLSTGTVYYGRVSAGYMEGDDSPYKNAGSTITGGGIVPPSNPVVTGVYLSSISVSWEQGNPDNGYIVEASTASDFTGAIKSSYTPNISLTALTVEALAPNTTYYLRVGALLTASTSYAYTSPPSRCTLALPPVASATPITSVTAASMAFNWDDPGNPPGTVYLLEYTSAAFASAVQVTTTSLTPQALGLKVNTTYYARVSAVNHAGAPTAVLDLGAAATLANMPAGTSILSVSSISVSVGWDANGNPGDTAYEIWRDTVVGFSKAAQSATAGNSFLADSLAQKTTYYFKVRAQNRAGIVTGFDSIVSTRTFSAAPGNIFLSTAGVFITSISWSWNDSADEELYRISDSGGNIIQDNLVSNTIAWTETGLSTNTAYTRKGIVVNAAGVSTSAPVTVYTLAASPAGLSLLAITQSSASVGWLTNTNPEWTVYEISRWTAGGSITTSRVTGSTASLSGIMFGATNYMSICAVNGDGIYACDNVGISTFAAVSVSTVNPGGEETITFPGVSGDIIIEIPAGSFSGSAQITARIPQAQIPPATGSLTALPVRVGVEIIADKNLQPQKEAVITMYYRHSDLGALDENKLVIARYDDAHGIWVALPSVTDLANNSVTAGTNHFSLFQIMQSATPGGLLNVTVGPNPLRPVRNPGQEFVFRNLPPDSRVRIYTYAGELLRDMKADGAGMARWNGKNQGGEMAASGVYLALVESGGKKKLLQLVVEK
- a CDS encoding PorV/PorQ family protein, whose protein sequence is MKNLKSAALMDKLKESGFIPRLTGAAILLFLTVPVFCGAAFNSDAKGTSGAQFLKLGAGARAVGMGEAYCAVANDASGIYWNPAGLARIEYFSFTMTHASLFGKMNNEFAAFARSFRNIGTFGMSVQYLSAGTIPQTDSSGFETGQDMKPADTAVSLAYAFDVNGVKAGIAGKYIHSRLTRTASTLTGDFGALSPALLNRKLRLAFIAQNVGGSLKFDRESDALPLNIKLGSSFSVTRKFLAAFDVNFPRDNKPYAGLGAEYITFFGDDLKLAGRLGFNSRTLGGISGLTGLSAGVGIIFRRAALDYAFLPFGALGCTHRISITIGGGKQEKALQQR
- a CDS encoding class I SAM-dependent methyltransferase, encoding MQNKKSGQTDISGYEALKIFAVSHNYNKWIYELLAEYIAGRTVLEVGCGIGNLSRYFLKSCAKLIGIDTSELFIRHLKIDHPEMELYNFDVTDDKIMSLADKKVDTVVAVNVLEHVKDDEKALKNMCGLLEPGGHLLLFVPALSRLFGTLDQNVSHYRRYEKKDLRAKVERGGFAVEKIFFSNFAGIFGWFLNGKILRRKHFPIMQPLIFDKFVPLIARIEGWRRPPIGMNLIVIARKI
- a CDS encoding VacB/RNase II family 3'-5' exoribonuclease, which codes for MRSHWKSHEHRPDKRRGNHHVVSPQSRTAPEARDRSGPQSLGKGGNHHVASPQSLGKGAACDRPRPFGSDINPKERGRSGPQQLGKGGSLNTVSPQPSRVGPSQNILEGVIQHHGGFAFLLTETEGGSDVFLRGRGLDLAMDGDRVQAKVRREQNGRFVGEIICVLTRARTSMVGILKHSPKGWAVFPEKGFTPPAQVAGFAPKLKPREGAIAVLQVTRWPTENAGAAGTVTELLGEPDDVRVRITALLRARDIVEDFPKEVLAQSAAFGERLESAQWKGREELFDLPIVTIDGADAKDFDDAVSLERLDGDMVRLGVHIADVGHYVKAGSALDKEAYLRGTSVYLPDRVVPMLPPALSNNLCSLVPGQPRLTLSVFIDINSAGKVARRRLAQTVIRSCRRFTYEEVQSLLDGQKVSAVPKAAEEAVMRMGDLAAVLYKVRVKRGALDFNLPEYKVETDAQGKPLRVVLRPRLQSHRLIEEFMLLANESVATELMAAKMPFLHRRHDAPDPAKLKTLAETLGDLGLSAGHIMGGNTHKGLQEVLCQAEGNPLEDIINSLIVRSMRQAVYSPESTGHFGIAARFYSHFTSPIRRYPDLMTHRAVTTLLFGKKETRGSLTLEKAGAHCSERERAAAEAEHKAVDLMRAELFKSQIGSVMNGTVTAVTESGAFIRLGDTGAEGLLRGSTLKPGSKVSVTVSAVDAAKGQIDLAPVGQKIPPAAHWQVSHWKKQKHNSGRGRGRRR